In Cicer arietinum cultivar CDC Frontier isolate Library 1 chromosome 1, Cicar.CDCFrontier_v2.0, whole genome shotgun sequence, one DNA window encodes the following:
- the LOC101506897 gene encoding nucleosome assembly protein 1;3-like isoform X2 — protein MTNNNKETFNMADLTSALNEEDRADLVNALKSKIQSLAGQHSDILESLSPVVRKRVEVLREIQGQHDELEAKFLEERAALEAKYQKLYQPLYTKRYEIVNGVAEVEGVASETTAEAEEDKEKGVPSFWLNAMKNNDVLAEEISERDEGALKFLKDIKWNRIEDPKGFKLEFFFDSNPYFSNSVLTKTYHMVDEDEPILEKAIGTEIQWLPGKCLTQKILKKKPKKGAKNAKPITKTETCESFFNFFNPPEVPDDDEDIDEDLAEELQNQMEQDYEIGSTIRDKIIPHAVSWFTGEAAQGEEFGDLDDEDEDEDDDVDEDDEDEDEDEDDDEEEEETKTKKKSSASKKGGIAQLGDGQQGERPPECKQQ, from the exons ATGaccaacaacaacaaagaaACTTTCAACATGGCAGATCTCACTTCTG CTCTCAATGAAGAGGATCGTGCTGACCTAGTTAACGCTCTCAAG AGCAAGATACAGAGTCTTGCTGGGCAACACTCTGATATTCTAGAGAGTCTATCCCCTGTTGTCAGGAAGCGTGTTGAAGTTCTCAGAGAGATTCAG GGTCAACATGATGAATTAGAAGCAAAGTTTTTGGAGGAGAGAGCGGCTCTAGAAGCTAAATACCAAAAATTGTATCAACCATTGTACACAAAG CGTTATGAAATTGTGAATGGTGTCGCTGAAGTGGAAGGGGTAGCAAGTGAAACTACAGCCGAAGCTGAAGAAGATAAAG AGAAAGGAGTGCCTTCATTTTGGCTCAATGCAATGAAAAATAATGATGTGTTAGCTGAAGAG ATTTCGGAGCGCGATGAAGGTGCTCTCAAGTTTCTTAAGGATATTAAGTGGAACAGGATTGAAGACCCTAAAGGATTCAAGCTTGAGTTCTTCTTTGATTCCAATCCTTACTTTTCAAACTCTGTCTTGACAAAAACATATCATATGGTTGATGAGGATGAACCTATATTGGAGAAAGCTATTGG GACGGAAATTCAGTGGCTTCCGGGAAAATGCCTGACACagaagattttgaagaaaaagcCCAAGAAGGGTGCAAAAAATGCTAAACCAATTACCAAAACTGAAACCTGTGAAAGTTTCTTCAACTTTTTCAATCCACCAGAAGTCcctgatgatgatgaagatattGATGAAGATTTG GCTGAGGAACTTCAGAATCAGATGGAACAGGACTATGAAATTGG GTCAACAATAAGAGATAAGATCATCCCCCATGCTGTATCATGGTTTACTGGGGAAGCTGCTCAGGGAGAGGAGTTTGGAGACCTGGATGACGAAGATgaggatgaagatgatgatgttgatgagGATGATGAAGATGAGGATGAGGAcgaagatgatgatgaagaggAGGAAGAGACTAAGACTAAAAAGAAG TCATCAGCAAGTAAG AAGGGTGGAATAGCTCAGCTCGGTGATGGTCAGCAGGGCGAAAGACCACCAGAGTGCAAGCAGCAGTAG
- the LOC101506897 gene encoding nucleosome assembly protein 1;3-like isoform X1, whose protein sequence is MTNNNKETFNMADLTSALNEEDRADLVNALKSKIQSLAGQHSDILESLSPVVRKRVEVLREIQGQHDELEAKFLEERAALEAKYQKLYQPLYTKRYEIVNGVAEVEGVASETTAEAEEDKEKGVPSFWLNAMKNNDVLAEEISERDEGALKFLKDIKWNRIEDPKGFKLEFFFDSNPYFSNSVLTKTYHMVDEDEPILEKAIGTEIQWLPGKCLTQKILKKKPKKGAKNAKPITKTETCESFFNFFNPPEVPDDDEDIDEDLAEELQNQMEQDYEIGSTIRDKIIPHAVSWFTGEAAQGEEFGDLDDEDEDEDDDVDEDDEDEDEDEDDDEEEEETKTKKKKGGIAQLGDGQQGERPPECKQQ, encoded by the exons ATGaccaacaacaacaaagaaACTTTCAACATGGCAGATCTCACTTCTG CTCTCAATGAAGAGGATCGTGCTGACCTAGTTAACGCTCTCAAG AGCAAGATACAGAGTCTTGCTGGGCAACACTCTGATATTCTAGAGAGTCTATCCCCTGTTGTCAGGAAGCGTGTTGAAGTTCTCAGAGAGATTCAG GGTCAACATGATGAATTAGAAGCAAAGTTTTTGGAGGAGAGAGCGGCTCTAGAAGCTAAATACCAAAAATTGTATCAACCATTGTACACAAAG CGTTATGAAATTGTGAATGGTGTCGCTGAAGTGGAAGGGGTAGCAAGTGAAACTACAGCCGAAGCTGAAGAAGATAAAG AGAAAGGAGTGCCTTCATTTTGGCTCAATGCAATGAAAAATAATGATGTGTTAGCTGAAGAG ATTTCGGAGCGCGATGAAGGTGCTCTCAAGTTTCTTAAGGATATTAAGTGGAACAGGATTGAAGACCCTAAAGGATTCAAGCTTGAGTTCTTCTTTGATTCCAATCCTTACTTTTCAAACTCTGTCTTGACAAAAACATATCATATGGTTGATGAGGATGAACCTATATTGGAGAAAGCTATTGG GACGGAAATTCAGTGGCTTCCGGGAAAATGCCTGACACagaagattttgaagaaaaagcCCAAGAAGGGTGCAAAAAATGCTAAACCAATTACCAAAACTGAAACCTGTGAAAGTTTCTTCAACTTTTTCAATCCACCAGAAGTCcctgatgatgatgaagatattGATGAAGATTTG GCTGAGGAACTTCAGAATCAGATGGAACAGGACTATGAAATTGG GTCAACAATAAGAGATAAGATCATCCCCCATGCTGTATCATGGTTTACTGGGGAAGCTGCTCAGGGAGAGGAGTTTGGAGACCTGGATGACGAAGATgaggatgaagatgatgatgttgatgagGATGATGAAGATGAGGATGAGGAcgaagatgatgatgaagaggAGGAAGAGACTAAGACTAAAAAGAAG AAGGGTGGAATAGCTCAGCTCGGTGATGGTCAGCAGGGCGAAAGACCACCAGAGTGCAAGCAGCAGTAG